The following are encoded together in the Macadamia integrifolia cultivar HAES 741 chromosome 10, SCU_Mint_v3, whole genome shotgun sequence genome:
- the LOC122091706 gene encoding uncharacterized protein C24B11.05-like isoform X1 codes for MADLDDTLYRKDTGIAEACKRNIEEFLTQKCEFAEDKAFSLRVQLFRTYGSSLAGLGALGYDIDADDYHSFVHGRLPYEKIKPDPQLRNLLRSIKQRKLIFTNSDRKHAIKVLERLGVQDCFVEIICFETLNPNLSKSTRPDEFPVILKPSIEAMKMALEVAHVDPRRVRTEYRCRECRGTLNGSGGEINEMHKGWWVDGGERDLSATGGFRVMGKCSDTCIRTRRGSQDKPNQTKDQFNAHTHPCRCLSINVLSLPLFLSLSRWGV; via the exons ATGGCAGATCTTGATGACACTTTATATAGAAAAGATACTGGAATTGCTGAAGCGTGCAAAAGAAACATTGAAG AATTTCTTACGCAGAAATGTGAATTTGCAGAGGATAAAGCGTTTAGTCTTCGAGTTCAGCTTTTCAGAACCTACGGAAGCTCTCTTGCCGGCTTGGGA GCTTTAGGTTATGATATTGACGCTGACGATTATCACAG TTTTGTGCACGGGAGATTACCGTACGAGAAGATCAAACCAGATCCTCAACTACGAAACCTTCTGCGGAGCATCAAACAAAGAAAACTT ATTTTCACGAACTCCGACAGGAAACATGCGATTAAAGTGTTGGAGAGGCTAGGAGTACAGGATTGCTTCGTAGAAATCATTTGCTTCGAGACACTCAATCCGAATCTCTCGAAATCTACTCGGCCTGATGAGTTTCCCGTTATTCTGAAACCCTCGATCGAAGCCATGAAAATGGCTCTCGAGGTCGCACATGTTGATCCTCGGCGTGTG CGAACGGAATATCGCTGCCGGGAATGCCGTGGGACTTTGAACGGTTCTG GTGGGGAAATCAACGAAATGCACAAAGGGTGGTGGGTAGATGGTGGAGAGCGTGATCTTTCTGCCACAGGTGGTTTCAGAGTTATGGGAAAGTGTAGCGACACCTGCATTAGGACAAGAAGGGGATCACAAGATAAGCCGAACCAAACAAAAGATCAGTTCAATGCTCACACCCACCCCTGTCGGTGCTTAAGTATCAATgtactctctctccctctctttctctctctctctcgctggGGGGTGTGA
- the LOC122091706 gene encoding uncharacterized protein C24B11.05-like isoform X2, translating to MADLDDTLYRKDTGIAEACKRNIEEDKAFSLRVQLFRTYGSSLAGLGALGYDIDADDYHSFVHGRLPYEKIKPDPQLRNLLRSIKQRKLIFTNSDRKHAIKVLERLGVQDCFVEIICFETLNPNLSKSTRPDEFPVILKPSIEAMKMALEVAHVDPRRVRTEYRCRECRGTLNGSGGEINEMHKGWWVDGGERDLSATGGFRVMGKCSDTCIRTRRGSQDKPNQTKDQFNAHTHPCRCLSINVLSLPLFLSLSRWGV from the exons ATGGCAGATCTTGATGACACTTTATATAGAAAAGATACTGGAATTGCTGAAGCGTGCAAAAGAAACATTGAAG AGGATAAAGCGTTTAGTCTTCGAGTTCAGCTTTTCAGAACCTACGGAAGCTCTCTTGCCGGCTTGGGA GCTTTAGGTTATGATATTGACGCTGACGATTATCACAG TTTTGTGCACGGGAGATTACCGTACGAGAAGATCAAACCAGATCCTCAACTACGAAACCTTCTGCGGAGCATCAAACAAAGAAAACTT ATTTTCACGAACTCCGACAGGAAACATGCGATTAAAGTGTTGGAGAGGCTAGGAGTACAGGATTGCTTCGTAGAAATCATTTGCTTCGAGACACTCAATCCGAATCTCTCGAAATCTACTCGGCCTGATGAGTTTCCCGTTATTCTGAAACCCTCGATCGAAGCCATGAAAATGGCTCTCGAGGTCGCACATGTTGATCCTCGGCGTGTG CGAACGGAATATCGCTGCCGGGAATGCCGTGGGACTTTGAACGGTTCTG GTGGGGAAATCAACGAAATGCACAAAGGGTGGTGGGTAGATGGTGGAGAGCGTGATCTTTCTGCCACAGGTGGTTTCAGAGTTATGGGAAAGTGTAGCGACACCTGCATTAGGACAAGAAGGGGATCACAAGATAAGCCGAACCAAACAAAAGATCAGTTCAATGCTCACACCCACCCCTGTCGGTGCTTAAGTATCAATgtactctctctccctctctttctctctctctctcgctggGGGGTGTGA
- the LOC122091104 gene encoding thermospermine synthase ACAULIS5-like has product MGDISSGSNGNGNGNGNGVNGNGHCAWQGGFRKSCWYEEEIEQDLRWCFALNSILHTGASQYQDIALLDTKPFGKALIIDGKLQSTEIDEFIYHESLVHPALLHHPNPSSIFIMGGGEGSTAREILRNKYVENVVMCDIDEEVVDFCKSYLAVNREAFCDSRLHLVINDARAELEKRGDSFDVIIGDLADPIEGGPCYQLYTKSFYESTIKPRLSEGGIFVTQAGPAGVFSHTEVFSCIYNTIRQVFKYVVPYSAHIPSYADTWGWVMASDSPFTADAEELDARIKQRIKGENRYLDGKTFMSASILSKAVRKTLAKETQIYTEGTARFIYGHGTAHKSNHHS; this is encoded by the exons ATGGGTGATATCTCTTCTGGTTCCAATGGCAATGgtaatggcaatggcaatggagTCAATGGAAATGGCCACTGTGCATGGCAGGGTGGGTTCAGGAAGAGTTGTTGGTATGAAGAAGAGATTGAGCAGGACTTGAGATGGTGTTTTGCTCTCAATAG TATTTTGCATACAGGGGCTAGTCAGTACCAGGACATAGCACTTCTGGATACAAAGCCATTTGGAAAG GCTTTGATCATTGATGGAAAGCTTCAGAGTACAGAGATAGATGAATTCATCTACCATGAATCACTTGTTCATCCAGCACTTCTTCACCACCCAAA TCCAAGCAGCATATTTATTATGGGAGGAGGTGAAGGCTCCACTGCAAGAGAGATCCTAAGAAACAAATATGTTGAGAATGTGGTCATGTGTGACATCGATGAG GAAGTAGTGGATTTCTGCAAGTCATACCTGGCTGTAAACAGAGAAGCTTTCTGTGATTCAAGGCTTCACCTTGTTATCAATGATGCCAG GGCTGAGCTTGAGAAAAGAGGAGATTCCTTTGATGTGATCATAGGAGACCTCGCAGACCCAATAGAGGGAGGACCTTGTTACCAACTCTACACTAAATCCTTCTATGAATCCACTATTAAACCTAGACTCAGTGAGGGTGGCATTTTTGTCACTCAG GCAGGACCAGCTGGTGTGTTCAGCCATACTGAGGTTTTCTCTTGCATTTACAACACCATCAGACAGGTTTTCAAAT ATGTTGTTCCTTACTCAGCTCATATTCCTTCCTATGCTGATACTTGGGGATGGGTCATG GCATCGGATTCGCCATTCACGGCGGATGCTGAAGAGTTAGATGCCAGAATCAAGCAGAGGATCAAGGGGGAGAACCGATACCTTGATGGAAAAACTTTCATGTCAGCTTCAATCTTGAGCAAAGCTGTTAGAAAAAC ACTAGCCAAGGAGACTCAAATATACACAGAAGGAACAGCAAGGTTCATCTATGGCCATGGAACTGCTCACAAATCCAATCATCACTCTTAA
- the LOC122091706 gene encoding uncharacterized protein C24B11.05-like isoform X4, translating into MADLDDTLYRKDTGIAEACKRNIEEFLTQKCEFAEDKAFSLRVQLFRTYGSSLAGLGALGYDIDADDYHSFVHGRLPYEKIKPDPQLRNLLRSIKQRKLIFTNSDRKHAIKVLERLGVQDCFVEIICFETLNPNLSKSTRPDEFPVILKPSIEAMKMALEVAHVDPRRVLFLDDSERNIAAGNAVGL; encoded by the exons ATGGCAGATCTTGATGACACTTTATATAGAAAAGATACTGGAATTGCTGAAGCGTGCAAAAGAAACATTGAAG AATTTCTTACGCAGAAATGTGAATTTGCAGAGGATAAAGCGTTTAGTCTTCGAGTTCAGCTTTTCAGAACCTACGGAAGCTCTCTTGCCGGCTTGGGA GCTTTAGGTTATGATATTGACGCTGACGATTATCACAG TTTTGTGCACGGGAGATTACCGTACGAGAAGATCAAACCAGATCCTCAACTACGAAACCTTCTGCGGAGCATCAAACAAAGAAAACTT ATTTTCACGAACTCCGACAGGAAACATGCGATTAAAGTGTTGGAGAGGCTAGGAGTACAGGATTGCTTCGTAGAAATCATTTGCTTCGAGACACTCAATCCGAATCTCTCGAAATCTACTCGGCCTGATGAGTTTCCCGTTATTCTGAAACCCTCGATCGAAGCCATGAAAATGGCTCTCGAGGTCGCACATGTTGATCCTCGGCGTGTG CTGTTTCTGGACGACAGCGAACGGAATATCGCTGCCGGGAATGCCGTGGGACTTTGA